Genomic DNA from Candidatus Binatia bacterium:
GTCGGCACGAAGAAAGCGAGCGCGCAGACCACGGCGCCGACGAACCCGGCGACCATCTCGCCGACTTCGGCTACCATCATCATGTTCGGCCCCGGCGACATCTGGCCGGTGCTGTAAACGTGAATCAGCTGTTCGTCGGTCAGCCAATGGTGGACGCCGACCACGAGCACCTTCATCTCCGGAAACGCCGCCATCCCGCCGCCGATCGTCAGCAGCGAGAGATAGGAGAAGACGCGGATCAGTGCAGGGACTTGATCCATTCCTCTTGCTCCTCGGCCGGCTTCTCCGGCACAACGTGCG
This window encodes:
- a CDS encoding chromate transporter gives rise to the protein MDQVPALIRVFSYLSLLTIGGGMAAFPEMKVLVVGVHHWLTDEQLIHVYSTGQMSPGPNMMMVAEVGEMVAGFVGAVVCALAFFVPTGVLTFGVGRLWKKLANWPWRDSIQKGLGPVAIGLAVAGLITFGKGAVTGWLTAALALVTFVAVVRTSVNPVWFILGSAVVGYFALR